The genomic segment GTATTTATCATTTATATATAAATCAAATTAGAATCCATTAGTCATTAAATTGAGAATATATTTCCTAAATAAAGATGATTTTTTTAAAATAAAAAATACAAGTAACCTAGGTAAATAAAAGATAGAAATATTGCTTCGAGAATATCTTACTAAACTATCCGTTAAAATAGATATGGATAGTACATCAAACGATCTAGAAATAGAATAAATTAATGGAATTAAAGAATGATTATTCTTTAATAATGGAATAGATAATAATTTCGACAAACAATCAACGTCTCGCCAACATAGATTTAGTCCTTGACCACCTACAGGATGAATTTTGTGTGCTGTCTCACCTAAGTAAATATATTTACCAGAAAAAAATAAATAGTTAAGACAAAAATCAATTGGAAAAGATTCTGGCGAATCAATAATAGTGTCAGGTTCAATACCGTAAGGAAGAATTGTAGATAAATAGTCTAAAAATAGAGATTTAGATAAATTCATATTATAAGTACCCTTTAAGATTGATTGACTACATATAACTTGAAATAAATCACCTCCTAATGGTAAAACAGCAAATGGGCCCTCACTATTTAAAATTTCGAATGCTTCATTAGATTTTACCCCTCTAAGAAGAACCTTAGCAGTAATACACATCTGATCATATTTAAAATGAAAAGAGGGTGTGTTAAGCTTTTTTTTTGTATTAGAGCTTGATCCATCTGCAGCAACAATTAGATCATAATTATTGGTATTGGGAATCACAGATGTTGGAATCTTGTTGATATTTTCTAAATTAGATATAACGCTTAAAATTGATAACATTATAAATTTATGTTCAGCAATCCAACCTACTGCTGAATATTTTTGGTCTGGAATAGGTAAATCATTAGTAAGAAATACAAACTTTTTATTTAATTCATAGTCGATTACATTCAGAAATTGAAATGGTACTAAATCCCTTGATAAATTTGACCAGATACCAAGTTTTTCTAATATCTTTCTAGAGGAATGTGTAATAGCGTATGTTCGATCTCGATTGACAAGTTCTTCGTCTGATAGTCTCTCATATAGATCAACTCTACAGCCAGCTTTTGCTAATGAAATTGCGGCCAATGATCCAGTTAATCCAGAACCAATAATTGCTATATTCATAAATACGATTATATCATTTTTTACAAAAAAGATTTAGCCTGAAATTCTCAAATTAACAAATTCCTCAAAGGCAGGTCGAAGAAGAAAAGGATAAGAACCTACCCATAAATTTATTTCTGGACACCAAGCATCACTTATCGCCTGAATTGTATCAAAATCTCTTCTATTGCTAAAAACCACACAGTTAATTCTCATTCCTTTAGTAAGTATATTAAATTTCTTTTGTAATGGAAAACTTATATTACCTATAAATCCATCTTCATCTTCTATATCCAAGATAACGAATGTTCGCTTTTTCTCTAACACCTCTAATCTTCCATCTTGATTAGCTTGCTCCTGTTTATTTTCCACCCTATCTTCCACATAAACATCAGAAATATAACCATCAACTAATGCTGAAAAAGTAAAACTTTTAAACTTAGAATTTTTTCTACTAGCTTCAAGTATTGGTCCCCATAAAATATATAAAAGAAAAACAACACCTAATACCAACCATAGAGAATAGAACTGACTGGTTACTTGACTTTGACTAATTAGCAAAGTAATAACACCACCAATGGCAGAAATCATAATCCGCTGAAAGATTTTCTGAGGATTACCTAATGCTGAATTGAATTGTTTCCCTGTCGCAACAGCAGGAATCAATTTATTAATCTCATTTTGCTTAATAGGAAATAACATTTGTATTAAAAACTATAAAATTTTCTCAAGTCCGTAAACCAATTTATTGAATGATCTAATTTTTTTGATCACTAATAGAACGCCAGGCATGTAGGCAGATCGATCAATAGTGTTATGAGATAACTCATATGTCTCTCCATTTGACCCAAACATGACTTGCTGATGAGCAACAAGACCAGGCAACCTTACGGAATGGAGTCTCAAGCCACTAGCACGAGAACCGCCACGAGAGCCTTTAATTGATTCTTCTTCCTCTACAAAAGATCTATTGAAGTTTGAACGTTGCTCCTCAATCAGTTCGGCGGTTTTGATACACGTACCACTTGGGGCATCAGCCTTTTTGTTGTGATGCATTTCAGTCAATTCAGCGAACTCATAAAAACGGGCTGCTGCGGCTGCGGCTTGCTGCAGCAAAACCATACCTACTGAGAAATTAGGAATAATAGCTGAACCAAGAGAAGCTTTGTCTGCGAATTTAGAAAGATCATCTAACTGATCTGCCGTTATTCCAGTGGTACCAATTACAGGATGAACTCCATAGGCGATTGATGTACGGGTGTGTTTATAAGCAAATTTTGGATGAGTAAAATCAACTAAAACAGCACCATTATTTGAACCATCTTTAGGGACGTTTTGACTTGCAGCACACAAAGAGCCTTCGAAATCACTAGAAAGGAAAACATCTAATTCACCTAACCCCAGCAACGAACCTATGTCTTGACCTTCTTTGTCCTTCTGGTTATCAATTGCGCCAACAAGTTGAAAATCTTTGGATGAATTAATCGCTTTAACAACTTCAGATCCCATTCGACCCATAGCTCCTGCTACTAAAACTGGTATTGATTGATTAGCAGAACTCATTGAATTTGTTTTTGCATTATTATATTTGCTTTTTCATGTAACACGCATTAACTAAATAACACACTAAAGGCCCACTGAACACTAGGCTTGGTCGAATTACCTAAGAAGAAAAGATGTTTACACAGGTTCGCTCAGCAAATCGCAGAGTTTCACCTGTCGAGAATCATAAGCATAAAGCTGTGATGAAGGCTGTTTATGTAGTCCTTGAGCCTCAATATCAAAATGCTCTTACACAGGCTGCTAACTCATTAAATTCGCAAAATGGCCCTATTGGAATTGAACTTAATGGATATTTAATTGAAGAACTTAGAGATACAAACAATTATGAAAGCTTTAAAAAAGATATAGAAAATGCTGATTTATTCGTAGCTTCATTGATTTTCATTGAAGATTTGGCGCAAAAAGTTGTTGAAGCAGTTGAACCTCACAAAGACAGTCTTAAGGCAGCGGTGGTATTTCCATCAATGCCAGAAGTAATGCGATTGAACAAATTGGGAACTTTTTCTATGGCGCAGTTAGGCCAAAGTAAAAGCATCATTGGCGATTTCATGAAGAAGAGGAAAGAAGCGGGCGGCGCTGGATTTCAAGATTCAATGTTGAAGCTTCTAAATACCCTACCCTCAATTCTTAAGTATCTGCCTGTAGACAAAGCACAAGACGCTCGTAGTTTTATGCTTAGTTTTCAATATTGGTTAGGAGGAACTCCAGATAATCTTCGAAATTTCTTATTAATGCTTGGAGACAAATATGTATTTCCAGAACTAAATAAAGAAGAAGAAAAAATTGAAGTTGCAGAGCCTGAAGTTTTCCCTGATTTGGGAATTTGGCATCCTTTAGCTCCAAATATGTTTGAGGATAAAAAAGAATATTTAAATTGGACAGCTTCTAGGGATGATCTATCAAGTAAGGCTAAAAACGGTCCTGTAATCGGACTAGTACTTCAAAGAAGTCACATTGTTACTGGAGACGATGCTCACTACGTCGCAGTTATTCAAGAATTGGAATACAGGGGAGCAACAGTAATTCCTGTTTTTTGTGGTGGGTTAGATTTTTCTAAGCCAGTAAATGAATTTTATTACGATCCTATAAATCCTGATAAACCCATTGTAGATGGGGTTGTTTCACTTACAGGATTCGCACTTGTTGGAGGTCCAGCAAGACAAGATCACCCAAAAGCTGTCGATGCTTTAAAAAAGCTCAATCGACCTTACATGGTTGCTCTGCCACTCGTTTTTCAAACAACTCAAGAATGGGAAGGAAGTGACCTAGGACTTCATCCAGTTCAAGTTGCACTTCAAATTGCAATCCCTGAATTAGATGGTGCTATTGAGCCAATAGTTTTATCTGGTCGAGATGATGCAACTGGCAAAGCTCATACACTACAAGACAGAGTAGATGCAATAGCTGAAAGAGCTATCAGATGGTCATCACTAAGAATTAAAAAACGTGACCAGAAGAAATTAGCTATTACTGTATTTAGTTTTCCACCTGATAAAGGGAATGTTGGAACAGCTGCTTATTTAGACGTCTTTGGCTCTATTTATAGAGTTTTAGAAGAAATGAAGGAAAAAGGTTATGACATAAAAGATCTACCTAAGAATCCAAAAGAACTAATGGAGACATTAATAAATGATCCAGAGGCTTTACAAGGTGCTCCTGAGCTATCAATAGCGCATCGAATGAGTGTAAAAGAATATGAGAAATTAACTCCATATTCTGAGAGACTAGAAGAGAACTGGGGAAAGCCACCGGGAAATTTAAATAGTGACGGACAAAATCTTCTTATATATGGAAAAGAATTTGGAAATGTATTTGTAGGGGTGCAACCAACCTTTGGATATGAAGGTGATCCTATGAGATTGCTTTATTCTAGAAGTGCTAGTCCTCATCATGGATTTGCCGCTTATTACACTTATTTAGAAAAAGTTTGGAAGGCAGACGCAGTTCTACATTTTGGAACCCACGGATCGCTTGAATTCATGCCCGGGAAACAAATGGGTATGAGCGAGACATGTTATCCAGATTCATTGATTGGAGGTCTACCTAATCTTTACTACTACGCAGCAAATAATCCTTCGGAAGCAACAATCGCAAAAAGAAGAGGATACGCATCAACAATTAGTTATTTAACGCCCCCTGCTGAAAACGCTGGACTATATAAAGGTCTAAAAGAACTTGGAGAGTTAGTTGGTTCTTATCAACAATTAAGAGAAAGTGGAAGAGGAATTCAAATTGTTAACGCAATAGTTGAGACATCAAAAAAATGTAATCTTGATGAAGATGTCAAACTACCTGAAAAAGATGCCTCCGAATTAGAAATAGATGAAAGAGATTTGGTAGTAGGAAATGTATATAAACAATTAATGGAAATAGAAAGTCGATTATTACCTTGCGGCTTACACACAATTGGTAAACCAGCCACTGCTGAGGAAGCAATTGCAACCTTGGTAAGTATCGCTTCTATTGAAAGAGAAGATGATGGAATCAGATCTTTGCCAGGATTATTAGCTGAATCAAAAGGAAAAACAATTGAGGAAGTCTATGAAGGTAATAACAAGGGAAAATTAGAAGATGTTGAACTTAATAAATTAATTACAGAAACATCAAGAGAAGCTGTTGGTTCAATGGTTAGATCTCTTACAGGAAGAGATGGGAGAGTAAATATGAAGAAGAATATCTGGACGCTAATTGTTGAGTTCTTGAGAGGAATTGGTTTCGCAATTCCATCACCATGGCAAGCATCTGCTAAGAAAGCAGGTTTTGAAAATGTAAATCAAGGTTCTCTAGATAAGGTCTTTGACTATTTGAGATTTTGCTTAGAGCAAATATGTGCAGATAAAGAGATGGAGAGCCTTTTAAAAGCTCTAGATGGAGATTATGTGATTCCTGGTCCTGGAGGAGATCCTATTAGGAACCCAGGAGTATTACCAAGTGGTAAAAATATTCACGCATTAGACCCCCAATCGATACCAACTGTTGCGGCTGTGGCTTCAGCCAAAGGAGTAGTTGACAAACTTATTGAGAGGCAGAAAGAGGAGCAAGGTACATGGCCAGAGACTATCGCTTGCGTACTTTGGGGTACTGACAACATCAAAACTTATGGTGAATCATTAGCACAAATCCTTTGGTTTGTAGGAGTAAAACCAAAACCAGATTCTGTCGGAAGGGTAAATAAATTAGAACTCCTTTCTCTTGAGGAACTAGGAAGACCAAGAATTGATGTAGTAGTTAACTGCTCTGGAGTGTTTAGAGATTT from the Prochlorococcus marinus str. NATL2A genome contains:
- a CDS encoding FAD-dependent monooxygenase, producing MNIAIIGSGLTGSLAAISLAKAGCRVDLYERLSDEELVNRDRTYAITHSSRKILEKLGIWSNLSRDLVPFQFLNVIDYELNKKFVFLTNDLPIPDQKYSAVGWIAEHKFIMLSILSVISNLENINKIPTSVIPNTNNYDLIVAADGSSSNTKKKLNTPSFHFKYDQMCITAKVLLRGVKSNEAFEILNSEGPFAVLPLGGDLFQVICSQSILKGTYNMNLSKSLFLDYLSTILPYGIEPDTIIDSPESFPIDFCLNYLFFSGKYIYLGETAHKIHPVGGQGLNLCWRDVDCLSKLLSIPLLKNNHSLIPLIYSISRSFDVLSISILTDSLVRYSRSNISIFYLPRLLVFFILKKSSLFRKYILNLMTNGF
- the dapB gene encoding 4-hydroxy-tetrahydrodipicolinate reductase, which codes for MSSANQSIPVLVAGAMGRMGSEVVKAINSSKDFQLVGAIDNQKDKEGQDIGSLLGLGELDVFLSSDFEGSLCAASQNVPKDGSNNGAVLVDFTHPKFAYKHTRTSIAYGVHPVIGTTGITADQLDDLSKFADKASLGSAIIPNFSVGMVLLQQAAAAAARFYEFAELTEMHHNKKADAPSGTCIKTAELIEEQRSNFNRSFVEEEESIKGSRGGSRASGLRLHSVRLPGLVAHQQVMFGSNGETYELSHNTIDRSAYMPGVLLVIKKIRSFNKLVYGLEKIL
- a CDS encoding magnesium chelatase subunit H yields the protein MFTQVRSANRRVSPVENHKHKAVMKAVYVVLEPQYQNALTQAANSLNSQNGPIGIELNGYLIEELRDTNNYESFKKDIENADLFVASLIFIEDLAQKVVEAVEPHKDSLKAAVVFPSMPEVMRLNKLGTFSMAQLGQSKSIIGDFMKKRKEAGGAGFQDSMLKLLNTLPSILKYLPVDKAQDARSFMLSFQYWLGGTPDNLRNFLLMLGDKYVFPELNKEEEKIEVAEPEVFPDLGIWHPLAPNMFEDKKEYLNWTASRDDLSSKAKNGPVIGLVLQRSHIVTGDDAHYVAVIQELEYRGATVIPVFCGGLDFSKPVNEFYYDPINPDKPIVDGVVSLTGFALVGGPARQDHPKAVDALKKLNRPYMVALPLVFQTTQEWEGSDLGLHPVQVALQIAIPELDGAIEPIVLSGRDDATGKAHTLQDRVDAIAERAIRWSSLRIKKRDQKKLAITVFSFPPDKGNVGTAAYLDVFGSIYRVLEEMKEKGYDIKDLPKNPKELMETLINDPEALQGAPELSIAHRMSVKEYEKLTPYSERLEENWGKPPGNLNSDGQNLLIYGKEFGNVFVGVQPTFGYEGDPMRLLYSRSASPHHGFAAYYTYLEKVWKADAVLHFGTHGSLEFMPGKQMGMSETCYPDSLIGGLPNLYYYAANNPSEATIAKRRGYASTISYLTPPAENAGLYKGLKELGELVGSYQQLRESGRGIQIVNAIVETSKKCNLDEDVKLPEKDASELEIDERDLVVGNVYKQLMEIESRLLPCGLHTIGKPATAEEAIATLVSIASIEREDDGIRSLPGLLAESKGKTIEEVYEGNNKGKLEDVELNKLITETSREAVGSMVRSLTGRDGRVNMKKNIWTLIVEFLRGIGFAIPSPWQASAKKAGFENVNQGSLDKVFDYLRFCLEQICADKEMESLLKALDGDYVIPGPGGDPIRNPGVLPSGKNIHALDPQSIPTVAAVASAKGVVDKLIERQKEEQGTWPETIACVLWGTDNIKTYGESLAQILWFVGVKPKPDSVGRVNKLELLSLEELGRPRIDVVVNCSGVFRDLFINQMALIDQAVKMAAEADEPLDQNFVRKHVLEQAEKEGKSIRESASRVFSNASGSYSSNVNLAVENSTWEEENELQEMYLSRKTFAFNADNPGEMNQNRDVFESVMKTADVTFQNLDSSEISLTDVSHYFDSDPTNLIKNLRDDGKAPSSYIADTTTANAQVRSLSETIRLDSRTKLLNPKWYEGMLKSGYEGVREVSNRLNYTLGWSATSGQVDNFVYEESNETFINDPEMRKRLMELNPHSFRRIVGTLLEVNGRGYWETSDENIEQLKELYQEVEDRIEGVNTED